The genomic window TTGATTCAGATATTATCACTATAGATTATAGGGTTAGAGGTTTTACAAGAGATATAAATGGCAAAAAATATTTCATAGATCATAAGATTAATTCTATACAAAACTTTATTTCAAAAAAAACTCTAGATAGATATAACTTAATTGACATGAACATATATCAATCAAATATATTTCACACTAAAATGATGCTAGAAGATTTTCACCTTAGCAATTATCTATTTGAGATAAAAGAAGACGAACTATCTGAAGATGAAAAAAATAAAATTGTAAATGCACTAAAAAAAGAAATGACGGAAATCTTTTATGGTAAAAATGTATTAGAATAAAAGTGCAAAGCACTTTTATTCTATAATGCATTTCTTTGGACATGCACTTACACATTTTCCACACTGAATACAATCTGGATGATCTATAATATCTCCTTTGTAATCATATGGAACTATACCCATAGGACATTTTTTCTCACATAACTTACAAGAAACACAAGATTCTTTTACAATTAATGACTTTCTGTTCTTTTTAAAGTAAGATATAATTGCTGCTATACTTCCCATAGGGCAAAAATTACACCATGTTCTATGGTTAAATACTAACCCTAATACTATTCCCACAAATGTAGTAACAACTATCATTCTATAAAATACCATACCTATTCCATTAATATCTCCCCAATTCTTATAAATACCAGCTCCAAACACATAAAACATAAAAATTATAAATATTCCTCTAAATATCCTTGATTTAAAAAATCTAGGCACAGATTTTTTAGGGCTATATTTAGCAACTAAACTATCATAGAATATACCCCTTGGACATATATTACCGCACCAAAATCTTCCTCTATTAAACAAAGCTAATATTATAGGACCTAACATACATATAACAGCTACTAATGCTATTTTTCTATTGAATAAACCTGACACAATAAATATTATCAATAACATATATCCATATTTTTTCCAATTTTTTAATATATTTTGCATTAAAACACCTCCATAAATCTTAATATACCCCCTATAGGTATATTAAGATTTTATTATATACTTATTTATATGTCAATTAAAAATATTATCCATTAAATATATACCTTACTTTATCAGCACTCTAGATATAGAATTTTTTTATATTTATTTTGCTAATACAAATTTTTAACCAACATATATACTATAAAAAAATATGCCTGAAAGCATATTTTATGCTTTCAGGCATATTTTTGAAATTATTTCCTTCCATTTCATATTATAACCATATTCAATTATCTTTCTTTTACTATCTTTAGGCGATACATCATCATATTCTGTAGAATTCAAAATATCTTGCATACTTATTTTAACTAATTCATTCTTTAGTATTGGTTCATAAGTTAAAAATATTTCTTCTTCTATTCTAGATTGACTTTTACTAACATTCTCATCGATTATATGGTCAACAAAAATACCCTTTCTAGATAATGCATACCCCACTAAAATACTTCTATGGCAATTTAACGGATTTCTTTCTGAACACATAAGAACTACTCTTTGTCTTTCTCTTAACATTTGAATTATTTGATGGATTCCTTTTTTGAATAAATTACATTCAATAACTTTATCAAAATCCACATTGATCTTTTCATCTAACCCTATCCCATCCTTCCTTATCTCACCTAACTCTTTGCCCAAATAAAAGTATTTTATTTTATTTTCTTTTAACTTATTTTCTAACTCCCCCCTATTAAATTTTTTAGTATATTTATTAGATGTAATAGCCTTACTCCTTATGTCTATAACATAATCAATCCTGTATTCTTCAAGAATAGTAATAAATTTATTTAAATTTCTAGTTGAATGTCCAATAGTATAACATACCATAATAATTCCCCCGTTTTTAAAGCTATTTGTCTAAAACTGCTATACCTAATGTAAGTTTAACCAATGCTCCGATTCTAGAATGCTCTTTATGCTATTCCCGAATCAACATCAATATCTCTTATTTTTCTGCACAACTTATCCATAGTTTCCTCTGGATTTCTATAAAATTCACTTCCATTTATCTTTAAAAATCTCCATCCCATTCTTTGAAGACATATTTGTTTATTATATTCTTCTTCCCAATTTTCTATTTTTGATTCCTTATCTCCATTACAATCAATAGCTATTTTATGATTAATTCCTTCTATTACAAAATCTATTTTATATTCTCCAACTATAACTTGTGGTTTTACTTCATAACCATTCTCTTTAATCATTCTGTAAACATCCTTTTGGAATTGAGATTCCAGTATATTTTTTAAATCCATATGTTTATTATTATTTATATTTATACAATAGTTTAAAAGCTTTGAGCGAATACATTCTGGATTTAAATCTTTTAAATCTATAGAGTGAAATAAAATCATTTTATTTCTTGCTCTACTTGTTGCCACATTAAATCTTCTTATATCAGATTCTTTAGTTAAAGTACTAAATTTAACATTGTTTGAAACCACCATAGATAAAAATATTATATCTCTCTCATCCCCTTGAAAAGAGTAAGCATTGCCACAAATAATTTTTCTTTCACTAATTTCCTTATTTCCTATTTTGTTTCTTAAAATACTTTCTATCAATTCTGATTGTGCATCCCCCAAAAGAGAGATAACTCCCATAGTCATGCCTTTATACCTTGGATTTCTACAATACTCTGATATCTTGTTTACTATTGCTTCAGCTTCCTTATAATTAATAGGTTTCACTGTATCTCTTTCTCCATTTATTCTTATAGCCTTTACTGAAAAACCAAATCTTTCAACACTATTAGATTGTCTTAAAGGAATTATTTCATTTGAATAACAAAGCTTATTGCTAAATCCTATTATTTCTGGTACACATCTAAAATGTTCTTTTAGCATAATTCTATCTGGAAATATTCTAAGAGCAGTGCTGTATAGACTTGTTTTCATGTCAAACCATTCAGAGTGAGGTATATCCTTTAAATATTTTTCTATAAGTGTCTGTGTTTTACAAGTATTAGTTCCTATAGCTTCCGGAGTTATTTGATTATCGTCCCCGATAATAATAGCTTTTTTAGCTCTAAATAATGCTGAAATAGCAAAAATGTCACATTGACTACCTTCATCAATTATTACTATATCAAACATACTGTGAGAAACAGGCAAAGTTTCTATAACGTTGTCTAAAGGCATTATCCATACAGGAATTACCCCTTTGCAAACCTCTAATTCCCTAGATGCCAGTTTTTTGTACATATCTGAGTGAATTCCTTTTCCTTTTCCAACTTTCTTAACAGCATCTAACCAAGCATATAAACTCCTTTTTTCTGTTTCACCTATATTGCATGATTCATTATACCAAGACTTTTTAATTACTATTTCTTCTATAAGTTTACTTTCATTATTTTTCTCAACTTCTATCTTATCTTCTATATCATTAATTTCAAATTGGTGTGCTTTATCTAAAATATAGTCAAACTGCTTCCATTTCCACGCTATACTGAAATTCTTATATTTTACTAACATATTTAATTTATCCTCATCTCTTAGCATTTTATCTAAAAGTTTAGGACACTCTCCTATTTGTTGAATTAAAACATTTATTTCTTTAAGTTTAGGTGCTTTTTCTTTTAATCTATCTAACTTCTTATAAGTACTTTTTAAAAGTTTAATGTCACAACTATCTATAGCCTGTACAA from Clostridium sp. MB40-C1 includes these protein-coding regions:
- a CDS encoding 4Fe-4S binding protein → MQNILKNWKKYGYMLLIIFIVSGLFNRKIALVAVICMLGPIILALFNRGRFWCGNICPRGIFYDSLVAKYSPKKSVPRFFKSRIFRGIFIIFMFYVFGAGIYKNWGDINGIGMVFYRMIVVTTFVGIVLGLVFNHRTWCNFCPMGSIAAIISYFKKNRKSLIVKESCVSCKLCEKKCPMGIVPYDYKGDIIDHPDCIQCGKCVSACPKKCIIE
- a CDS encoding DUF488 family protein — encoded protein: MVCYTIGHSTRNLNKFITILEEYRIDYVIDIRSKAITSNKYTKKFNRGELENKLKENKIKYFYLGKELGEIRKDGIGLDEKINVDFDKVIECNLFKKGIHQIIQMLRERQRVVLMCSERNPLNCHRSILVGYALSRKGIFVDHIIDENVSKSQSRIEEEIFLTYEPILKNELVKISMQDILNSTEYDDVSPKDSKRKIIEYGYNMKWKEIISKICLKA